A single window of Streptomyces griseoviridis DNA harbors:
- a CDS encoding ABC transporter substrate-binding protein — protein sequence MTLVTPPAHDVSPSPRGSAPRRLLTALAVAVTAVTLAACGAGSAGGDAEAAKTRVVATAHGKVTVPARPLRIVSVHAWSTESLFDLGVKPVGIENSGATYVPPRYLKRWKATAKVTSGADIDYEKIASLKPDLIVGVDVPYLSKAYKSLSAIAPTTFAAFDDTSTWAEYPDATARFVDRGTQLAALKRTYEDRIAAVRKEYRAKLADARWDVIQGGFDSGNYWIYGPGSPVGDILDQIGVRFASASAAVPKGDNKSVSYERADLLKDADYVIYYTNNDGSPANHIQKLFDLEAFKRLPVAKDNHLVGTSDFLPGSYSDATGVVDSVAKMLDATAS from the coding sequence GTGACCCTCGTAACCCCGCCCGCCCATGACGTGTCCCCGTCCCCTCGGGGCTCCGCGCCCCGCCGTCTGCTGACCGCTCTCGCCGTCGCCGTGACGGCGGTGACCCTCGCCGCCTGCGGAGCCGGCAGCGCGGGCGGCGACGCCGAAGCGGCCAAGACCCGGGTGGTCGCCACCGCGCACGGCAAGGTGACCGTGCCCGCCCGTCCGCTGCGGATCGTGTCGGTGCACGCCTGGTCCACGGAGTCGCTGTTCGACCTCGGCGTCAAGCCCGTCGGCATCGAGAACAGCGGCGCCACCTATGTGCCGCCGCGCTATCTGAAGCGCTGGAAGGCCACCGCCAAGGTGACGTCGGGCGCGGACATCGACTACGAGAAGATCGCGTCTCTCAAGCCTGACCTGATCGTCGGCGTCGACGTGCCCTACCTCTCCAAGGCGTACAAGAGCCTGTCGGCCATCGCGCCGACCACGTTCGCGGCGTTCGACGACACCTCCACCTGGGCCGAGTACCCGGACGCCACGGCCCGCTTCGTCGACCGAGGCACCCAACTGGCCGCGCTGAAGCGGACGTACGAGGACCGGATCGCGGCCGTGCGCAAGGAGTACCGGGCGAAGCTGGCGGACGCCCGCTGGGACGTGATCCAGGGCGGCTTCGACAGCGGCAACTACTGGATCTACGGACCCGGTTCACCCGTGGGGGACATCCTCGACCAGATCGGTGTGCGGTTCGCGTCGGCCTCGGCCGCCGTCCCCAAGGGCGACAACAAGTCCGTCTCCTACGAGCGCGCGGACCTGCTCAAGGACGCCGACTACGTCATCTACTACACGAACAACGACGGCTCGCCCGCCAACCACATCCAGAAGCTGTTCGATCTGGAGGCGTTCAAGCGGCTGCCCGTGGCGAAGGACAACCACCTGGTCGGCACCTCCGACTTCCTGCCCGGCTCCTACTCGGACGCGACGGGCGTCGTCGACAGCGTGGCGAAGATGCTGGACGCGACGGCGTCCTGA
- a CDS encoding DUF4132 domain-containing protein: MGWLSAGDGYEVALVEGRVAARATSGRSAGRQLKTLPRTLKDHPEVDRLRRFAEWLDRHAAGCVAQVDAWMVSSLPVPTTLLARVWPDTAWQAALLDLAVVGDDPDEVGFLRGATESGELRVVNLDGETVRLSPTTVTLPHPVLLPDLDDIREFAAELGITQGVEQIHRATWRRPDGLDAKATEVKEFAGGSFRSRFALAGRASSLGYRVSGGYATARVRDGARTVEACVWIGEPYWDEAVETGGLTWQDAEGRALPLRAVGPVAWSEGMRMAAALYAGRVIEEGKNA, translated from the coding sequence GTGGGTTGGCTTTCGGCGGGTGACGGATACGAAGTCGCCCTGGTGGAAGGGCGGGTGGCGGCGCGCGCCACCTCGGGCCGGTCAGCGGGACGGCAGTTGAAGACACTGCCGCGCACGCTCAAGGACCACCCGGAGGTGGACCGGCTGCGGAGGTTCGCGGAGTGGCTGGATCGGCACGCCGCGGGCTGCGTGGCCCAGGTCGACGCGTGGATGGTGTCGTCGCTGCCGGTGCCCACCACGCTGCTGGCCCGGGTCTGGCCCGACACGGCGTGGCAGGCGGCGCTGCTGGACCTCGCGGTGGTCGGCGACGACCCGGACGAGGTCGGCTTCCTGCGCGGCGCCACCGAGTCGGGCGAGCTGCGGGTGGTGAATCTGGACGGCGAGACGGTACGGCTGTCCCCGACGACGGTGACGCTCCCGCACCCGGTGCTGCTGCCCGACCTGGACGACATCCGGGAGTTCGCTGCGGAGCTGGGCATCACGCAGGGCGTCGAGCAGATACACCGGGCGACCTGGCGGCGGCCGGACGGCCTCGACGCCAAGGCGACCGAGGTGAAGGAGTTCGCCGGCGGCTCGTTCAGGTCGCGGTTCGCCCTCGCCGGGCGGGCCAGTTCGCTGGGGTACCGGGTGTCGGGCGGCTACGCCACGGCCCGGGTGCGGGACGGCGCGCGCACCGTCGAGGCGTGCGTGTGGATCGGGGAGCCGTACTGGGACGAGGCGGTGGAGACCGGCGGACTGACCTGGCAGGACGCGGAGGGCCGCGCGCTGCCGCTGCGTGCGGTGGGACCGGTGGCCTGGTCGGAGGGAATGCGGATGGCCGCGGCACTGTACGCGGGACGCGTGATCGAGGAAGGCAAGAACGCATGA
- a CDS encoding CASTOR/POLLUX-related putative ion channel encodes MAGRRRPTPLRDRARYRFDSTLARSTGVLLGWLSACCLCVVVPVSALLVWTDPSSPHTFTGRLVIVWRTSAETLRLNGVTGAPLRMLLSALLGVIALLCVSTLIGVITTGLGDRLTELRRGRSTVLERQHAVVLGWSDQVFTVVGELLAARTGRSREVVAVLAHRDPAEMDESLRAALALPGGARLVCRTGSPSDPRALEVVAPHAAGSVLVLPVEDPDADPQVVRALLALRALLGRQPGPPVVAAVRDARYLPAARLAAGPRGTVLETELTTARLLVQSARRPGLPAALRDLLDFAGAEFHVRDATALAGLTFKDAALHLDDAAVVGLLPPEGRPTLTPPAETVVTATDRLIVVAHDDSAAASADLRAHVDPTAVAPPVPRTEGPVRTLLLGWNRRAPLIVHILRATARTGSTLDILTGPHPDPEPIPPSESLSSGRLDTTFHPGDPVRPEVLRALDLFGYDSVLVLGPDAHTGPEQPDDRTLLTLLMLRSIEEEHGRALPVVAELSDPRSRPLAPLGPAADVVVRGELTALLMTQISHNPPLAPVFEEVFATRGGALALYPVGDYLRPGREASFATVVAAALARGECAIGYRPGSADPVLRDHGVRLAPRTSERRTWNAADEILVLTRPEPPSEPGGGSEISARTETGAESLTGSETGPESLTGTEIGSETSTVTGTGTEPRPAPQSASAAEPFAGTDAPNPLPGMRRGQDGGGSPAVTPEDDRRTP; translated from the coding sequence GTGGCAGGACGCCGACGGCCGACACCGTTACGGGACCGGGCTCGCTACCGGTTCGACAGCACCCTGGCCCGCAGCACCGGCGTCCTGCTGGGCTGGCTCTCCGCCTGCTGCCTCTGTGTCGTCGTGCCGGTCAGCGCCCTCCTGGTGTGGACCGACCCCAGCTCCCCGCACACCTTCACGGGCCGGCTGGTGATCGTCTGGCGCACCAGCGCGGAGACCCTCCGGCTGAACGGCGTCACCGGCGCCCCGCTGCGCATGCTGCTGTCCGCCCTGCTCGGCGTGATCGCCCTGCTCTGCGTCTCGACCCTGATCGGCGTCATCACCACCGGCCTCGGCGACCGCCTCACGGAGCTGCGCCGAGGCCGCTCCACGGTCCTGGAGCGGCAGCACGCGGTCGTGCTCGGCTGGTCGGACCAGGTGTTTACGGTGGTCGGCGAACTCCTCGCCGCCCGCACCGGCCGATCCCGCGAGGTGGTCGCCGTCCTCGCCCACCGCGACCCGGCGGAGATGGACGAGTCGCTCAGGGCCGCCCTCGCCCTCCCGGGCGGCGCCCGCCTGGTGTGCAGAACCGGATCTCCTTCCGACCCCCGGGCCCTCGAAGTGGTCGCCCCGCACGCGGCCGGCTCCGTTCTCGTCCTGCCGGTCGAGGACCCCGACGCCGACCCGCAGGTCGTCCGCGCTCTGCTCGCGCTCAGGGCCCTGCTGGGCCGTCAGCCGGGCCCGCCCGTGGTGGCCGCCGTGCGGGACGCCCGCTATCTGCCCGCCGCCCGCCTCGCTGCCGGACCGCGGGGCACCGTCCTGGAGACGGAGCTGACGACCGCGCGCCTGCTCGTCCAGTCGGCCAGGCGCCCCGGACTGCCGGCCGCGCTGCGCGACCTCCTCGACTTCGCCGGCGCCGAGTTCCATGTCCGCGACGCCACCGCACTCGCGGGCCTGACCTTCAAGGACGCGGCCCTGCACCTCGACGACGCTGCCGTCGTCGGCCTCCTGCCACCCGAAGGACGGCCCACGCTCACCCCACCTGCGGAGACCGTCGTCACCGCCACGGACCGGCTCATCGTCGTGGCCCACGACGACTCCGCGGCGGCGTCGGCCGACCTGCGCGCGCACGTCGATCCGACGGCCGTCGCGCCGCCCGTACCGCGCACCGAGGGCCCGGTACGGACACTTCTCCTCGGCTGGAACCGTCGCGCGCCGCTGATCGTTCACATCCTGCGGGCCACCGCACGGACAGGCTCCACCCTCGACATCCTCACCGGCCCGCACCCCGACCCCGAACCGATTCCGCCCAGCGAGTCCCTGTCCTCAGGGCGCCTCGACACCACCTTCCACCCCGGCGACCCGGTCAGGCCCGAAGTGCTCCGCGCCCTCGACCTGTTCGGCTACGACAGCGTCCTCGTCCTCGGACCCGACGCGCACACCGGCCCCGAACAGCCCGACGACCGCACCCTGCTGACCCTCCTCATGCTGCGGTCGATCGAGGAGGAACACGGCCGGGCCCTGCCGGTGGTGGCCGAGCTGTCCGACCCCCGCAGCCGGCCGCTCGCCCCGCTGGGCCCGGCCGCCGACGTCGTAGTGAGAGGAGAACTGACCGCGCTGCTCATGACCCAGATCTCGCACAACCCGCCACTGGCCCCGGTGTTCGAGGAGGTCTTCGCCACCCGGGGTGGCGCACTCGCCCTGTACCCGGTGGGCGACTACCTGCGGCCCGGCCGGGAGGCGTCCTTCGCGACCGTCGTCGCGGCGGCGCTGGCGCGCGGCGAGTGCGCCATCGGTTACCGGCCGGGCAGCGCCGATCCCGTCCTCCGCGACCACGGCGTCCGGCTCGCTCCCCGCACGAGCGAACGGCGCACCTGGAACGCGGCGGACGAGATCCTGGTCCTGACCCGCCCCGAACCTCCGTCGGAACCCGGGGGCGGATCCGAGATCTCGGCCAGGACGGAGACCGGAGCCGAGAGCTTGACCGGTTCCGAGACCGGACCTGAGAGCTTGACCGGGACGGAGATCGGATCAGAGACCTCGACCGTAACCGGCACCGGGACCGAACCCCGACCCGCGCCCCAATCGGCCTCCGCAGCCGAGCCGTTCGCGGGGACCGACGCCCCGAACCCTCTCCCCGGCATGCGGCGCGGGCAGGACGGAGGCGGCTCGCCCGCCGTCACCCCCGAGGACGACCGCCGCACGCCTTGA
- a CDS encoding right-handed parallel beta-helix repeat-containing protein, with the protein MRTRTRTLLTSLLTVAAVTGGPALLPGPASATTQAATIEVSTAAQLKSALASAAPGDTIHLADGTYTGNFKTTKAATPGARITLTGSAGAVLTASGGYGLHLNGAAFWTVKGLTVTGGQKGIMIDSAVGVVLDGVTVHDLDMEGVHFRNSSSDGVIRNSRIYDTGTGGSGMGEGVYVGTAGALSDRSDNVQILNNTIGPGVGGENIDIKEGTTGARIVGNTFDGSGLTGANYDDSWVDVKGNAVLVENNTGTRTTNDGYQTHTQQSGWGCGTVFRNNRSTLTGASGSTRLAIDVTNFGSGCPTTVHGDNTVTGGKGLTNIAVTP; encoded by the coding sequence ATGCGCACGCGTACCCGCACGCTGCTCACCTCCCTGCTCACCGTCGCGGCCGTCACCGGCGGTCCTGCCCTGCTGCCGGGACCTGCCTCGGCGACGACGCAGGCGGCCACCATCGAGGTCTCCACCGCCGCCCAGCTCAAGTCGGCGCTGGCCTCGGCGGCTCCCGGCGACACGATCCACCTGGCCGACGGCACCTACACCGGTAACTTCAAGACGACCAAGGCGGCCACCCCCGGTGCCCGCATCACGCTCACCGGATCGGCCGGCGCCGTCCTCACCGCGAGCGGCGGCTACGGCCTCCACCTCAACGGAGCGGCATTCTGGACGGTCAAGGGGCTGACCGTCACCGGCGGTCAGAAAGGCATCATGATCGACTCCGCGGTCGGTGTCGTCCTGGACGGCGTCACCGTCCACGATCTCGACATGGAGGGCGTGCACTTCCGCAACTCCAGCTCCGACGGCGTGATCAGGAACTCCCGGATCTACGACACCGGCACCGGCGGCAGCGGCATGGGCGAGGGTGTCTACGTGGGAACCGCGGGCGCGCTCTCCGACCGGAGCGACAACGTCCAGATCCTCAACAACACCATCGGCCCCGGTGTCGGCGGCGAGAACATTGACATCAAGGAGGGCACCACGGGCGCCCGGATCGTCGGCAACACCTTCGACGGCAGCGGCCTGACCGGCGCCAACTACGACGACTCCTGGGTCGATGTGAAGGGGAACGCCGTGCTGGTGGAGAACAACACCGGCACCCGCACCACCAACGACGGCTACCAGACCCACACCCAGCAGTCGGGGTGGGGCTGCGGCACGGTGTTCCGCAACAACCGGTCGACGCTGACCGGCGCGAGCGGCTCGACGCGCCTCGCCATCGACGTCACCAACTTCGGCTCCGGCTGCCCGACCACCGTCCACGGCGACAACACGGTGACCGGCGGCAAGGGGCTGACCAACATCGCGGTGACGCCGTAG
- a CDS encoding glycoside hydrolase family 2 TIM barrel-domain containing protein: MSSEHSAYLSDPAPGRGALRPARSWLRSDAPAISLNGSWRFRLSPTASVTEEFAADDFDDAGWDTLPVPAHWVLEGDGAYGRPIYTNIQFPFPIDPPHVPDENPTGDYRRQVELPADWSGAERVVLRFDGVESVFKVWVNGVEIGSAAGSRLAHEFDVTSSVRPGGNVVAVRVHQWSAASYVEDQDQWWLPGIFRDVTLIARPAGGLDDVWLRTGFDDGRGTVDPEITADATAFPVTLRIPELGVERVWSTPAEVRAFPLADVHPWSAERPRLYDVTVSTAAETIALRVGFRTVEIRGDCFLVNGRRVVFHGVNRHEAHPERGRVFDEEHAREDLARMKRFNVNAIRTSHYPPHPRLLDLADELGFWVVLECDLETHGFGKVGWVGNPSDDPAWRAAFLDRIERTVERDKNHPSVVMWSLGNEAGTGGNLAAMSAWVHARDPERPVHYEGDYTGEYTDVYSRMYASVSETERIGSDNSCNSDGSGSTLLNCTPAQSARQRTRPFLLCEYAHAMGNGPGGFDQYEELVHRYPRLHGGFVWEWRDHGILTTTPDGTPYHAYGGDFGEVVHDGNFVMDGMLLSDDVPTPSLHEYRAVVQPFALAFDGDRLTVTNLRHSADSCDLRFVWRVEHDGTRVADGVLEVPVLAAGGTEHVPLPPITVSPDAETWLTVDAVLAEATAWAPAGHVVATAQSDRSVRRPVPGVRPRTGWRPGSGAQALGIADFVDGSLVRLAGREVSGPRLELFRAPTDNDESPSDGVEGSDASVAGVSHAELWRREGLDRLVTRRVSVEHGPSALRTVDKVSAADSGRAVTVESVWSLDGTGADGGELELRVEITPSTGWRTVWPRIGIRFELPDGDAPVDRAEWFGLGPFESYPDSLRAARTGRFSSSVADLSVGYARPQETGHRSGLRRLSLAAGAAEVLRITAVPDTRGRRPGFTLSRHTPQQLDRAAHPHELPVTTTTQLIVDAAQHGLGSRSCGPDVRPEFALRPEARTIRLRIAAG; the protein is encoded by the coding sequence TTGTCCTCCGAGCATTCCGCCTACCTCTCGGACCCGGCTCCAGGACGCGGCGCGCTGCGTCCGGCCCGTTCGTGGCTGCGCTCGGACGCGCCCGCGATCTCCTTGAACGGATCATGGCGTTTCCGGCTGTCGCCCACGGCCTCGGTGACGGAGGAGTTCGCGGCCGACGACTTCGACGACGCCGGCTGGGACACCCTCCCCGTGCCCGCCCACTGGGTGCTTGAGGGCGACGGCGCGTACGGCAGGCCGATCTACACGAACATCCAGTTCCCGTTCCCGATCGATCCGCCGCACGTCCCGGACGAGAACCCCACCGGCGACTACCGCCGCCAGGTCGAGCTGCCCGCCGACTGGTCGGGCGCGGAACGTGTGGTGCTGCGCTTCGACGGCGTCGAGTCGGTCTTCAAGGTGTGGGTGAACGGCGTCGAGATCGGCAGCGCCGCCGGCAGCCGCCTCGCGCACGAGTTCGACGTGACGTCGTCGGTGCGGCCGGGTGGGAACGTCGTCGCCGTCCGGGTCCACCAGTGGTCGGCCGCCAGCTATGTCGAGGACCAGGACCAGTGGTGGCTGCCGGGCATCTTCCGTGACGTCACCCTGATCGCCCGGCCCGCGGGCGGCCTCGACGACGTCTGGCTGCGCACCGGGTTCGACGACGGGCGCGGCACCGTCGACCCGGAGATCACGGCCGACGCGACGGCGTTCCCGGTGACCCTGCGCATCCCCGAACTCGGCGTCGAACGTGTCTGGTCGACGCCCGCCGAGGTGCGGGCGTTCCCGCTCGCCGACGTGCACCCCTGGTCGGCGGAGCGGCCCCGGCTGTACGACGTCACCGTGTCGACGGCCGCCGAGACCATCGCGCTGCGGGTGGGGTTCCGCACCGTCGAGATCCGCGGTGACTGCTTCCTGGTCAACGGCCGCCGGGTCGTCTTCCACGGCGTGAACCGGCACGAGGCGCACCCCGAACGCGGACGCGTCTTCGACGAGGAGCACGCCCGCGAGGACCTGGCCAGGATGAAGCGGTTCAACGTGAACGCCATCCGCACCAGCCACTACCCGCCGCACCCCCGGCTCCTCGACCTCGCGGACGAACTCGGCTTCTGGGTCGTCCTCGAATGCGACCTGGAGACGCACGGGTTCGGGAAGGTCGGCTGGGTCGGCAACCCGAGCGACGACCCGGCGTGGCGGGCGGCGTTCCTCGACCGGATCGAACGCACCGTCGAGCGGGACAAGAACCATCCCAGCGTCGTGATGTGGTCGCTCGGCAACGAGGCGGGCACCGGGGGCAACCTCGCCGCGATGTCCGCCTGGGTGCACGCCCGCGATCCGGAACGCCCCGTCCACTACGAGGGCGACTACACCGGCGAGTACACGGACGTCTACTCCCGCATGTACGCGAGCGTGTCGGAGACCGAGCGCATCGGGTCCGACAACTCCTGCAACTCCGACGGCTCCGGTTCGACGCTGCTGAACTGCACGCCCGCGCAGAGCGCGCGGCAGCGCACCCGGCCGTTCCTGCTCTGCGAGTACGCCCACGCGATGGGCAACGGCCCCGGCGGGTTCGACCAGTACGAGGAACTCGTGCACAGGTACCCGCGGTTGCACGGCGGTTTCGTCTGGGAGTGGCGCGACCACGGCATTCTGACCACGACCCCGGACGGAACCCCGTACCACGCCTACGGCGGTGACTTCGGGGAGGTCGTCCACGACGGCAACTTCGTGATGGACGGCATGCTGCTGAGCGACGACGTCCCCACGCCGAGCCTCCACGAGTACCGGGCGGTGGTGCAGCCGTTCGCTCTCGCCTTCGACGGCGACCGGCTCACCGTCACCAACCTGCGCCACTCGGCGGACAGCTGCGACCTCCGCTTCGTCTGGCGGGTCGAGCACGACGGGACGCGGGTGGCCGACGGGGTCCTGGAGGTGCCGGTCCTCGCGGCGGGCGGGACGGAGCACGTGCCGTTGCCGCCGATCACCGTGTCGCCCGACGCCGAGACGTGGTTGACCGTCGACGCGGTGCTGGCGGAGGCGACGGCCTGGGCCCCGGCGGGCCATGTGGTCGCGACGGCGCAGTCGGACCGCTCGGTGCGCCGTCCCGTTCCCGGCGTGCGCCCGCGCACGGGGTGGCGGCCGGGGAGCGGGGCGCAGGCCCTGGGGATCGCCGACTTCGTCGACGGGTCGCTGGTGCGTCTCGCGGGCCGGGAGGTGTCCGGTCCGCGCCTCGAACTGTTCCGCGCGCCGACCGACAACGACGAGAGCCCCTCCGACGGGGTCGAGGGCAGCGACGCCAGTGTCGCCGGGGTCTCCCACGCCGAGCTGTGGCGCCGGGAGGGCCTCGACCGGCTCGTCACCCGGCGGGTCTCCGTGGAGCACGGCCCGTCCGCGCTGCGCACGGTCGACAAGGTGTCGGCCGCGGACTCCGGGCGGGCGGTGACGGTGGAGTCCGTCTGGTCGCTCGACGGCACCGGCGCGGACGGCGGTGAGCTGGAGCTGCGCGTCGAGATCACGCCGTCGACCGGCTGGCGGACGGTGTGGCCGCGCATCGGCATCCGGTTCGAACTGCCCGACGGGGACGCGCCCGTCGACCGCGCCGAGTGGTTCGGGCTGGGGCCGTTCGAGTCGTACCCCGACAGTCTGCGGGCGGCCCGCACGGGCCGGTTCTCCTCCTCCGTCGCGGATCTCTCGGTCGGCTACGCGCGCCCGCAGGAGACCGGGCACCGCTCCGGGCTGCGCCGGCTGTCGCTGGCGGCCGGGGCGGCCGAAGTGCTGCGGATCACCGCGGTCCCGGACACCCGAGGACGCCGTCCGGGCTTCACGCTCAGCCGGCACACCCCGCAGCAGCTCGACCGGGCCGCGCACCCGCACGAGCTTCCCGTCACGACGACGACGCAGTTGATCGTCGACGCGGCGCAGCACGGGCTGGGTTCACGCTCCTGCGGACCCGACGTGCGGCCGGAGTTCGCGCTGCGCCCGGAGGCCAGGACGATCAGGCTGCGGATCGCGGCGGGCTGA